Proteins found in one Luteimonas chenhongjianii genomic segment:
- a CDS encoding DUF2939 domain-containing protein, translated as MKRLVWILCAVFVLLAGYVAAGPFLTVHAIRDAVLEEDSRALSRHVDFPALRQSLRVQLADAVVREAGPGLQSSLLGAIGLRVAGSAAGAGVDMMVTPVGLSTLMRGQRLWNLAGGASPMRTGPDPEAGDPLEDAHYRYHSPSRFTVTVRDDRSRPIEFVLTRRGLQWRLSDIRLPLQDVASAGG; from the coding sequence ATGAAGCGTCTCGTCTGGATACTCTGTGCAGTGTTCGTGCTGTTGGCCGGCTATGTGGCAGCCGGCCCGTTCCTGACCGTGCACGCGATCCGCGACGCGGTGCTTGAAGAGGACTCGCGCGCACTCTCCCGGCACGTGGACTTCCCGGCGCTGCGTCAGAGCCTGCGTGTGCAACTGGCCGACGCGGTGGTCCGCGAAGCGGGGCCCGGACTGCAGTCGAGTCTGCTCGGCGCGATCGGCCTGCGCGTCGCGGGCAGCGCCGCGGGCGCCGGCGTGGACATGATGGTGACGCCGGTCGGCCTGAGCACGCTGATGCGCGGGCAACGACTGTGGAACCTGGCCGGCGGCGCATCGCCGATGCGAACGGGCCCGGATCCCGAGGCCGGCGATCCACTCGAGGATGCGCATTACCGCTACCACTCACCGTCGCGTTTCACTGTGACTGTTCGCGACGACCGCAGCCGGCCGATCGAGTTCGTGCTGACCCGGCGGGGGCTGCAATGGAGGCTCTCGGATATCCGCCTGCCCCTCCAGGACGTGGCGTCGGCAGGCGGCTGA
- the xseA gene encoding exodeoxyribonuclease VII large subunit, with protein sequence MLDARPDVLTPTQLNTLARGLLEDTFPNVVVEGELCNVSRPASGHMYFTLKDARAQVRCALFKPKSQWLRFAPRDGMLVRARGRVTLYEARGDYQLILDSLEEAGEGALRRAFDALKARLQAEGLFDADRKRPLPAFPRRIGVITSPTGAAVRDVLSVLARRLPLVEVEVLPVPVQGADAPPKIVAMLERAGASGRYDVLLLARGGGSLEDLWAFNDEALARAVAACPVPIVSAIGHETDFGLTDFAADLRAPTPSVAAELLVPDRTELLTRVRRLQRHVEDAQMRAMQGRFQRLDRAALRLQAQRPQARLDALRRRQDEAMRNLQQGMRRQLQRREAALRHAGAVLRAHSPQRRLLQLRERLAALAPRLRPALARRLQRDALHLRGLARSLEAVSPLATIARGYSIVQRDDGRIVRRVDDVGPGDALRIRLGDGSVDARVEAATAESGTRSTPGT encoded by the coding sequence ATGCTCGATGCCCGACCCGATGTGCTCACCCCGACCCAGCTCAACACCCTGGCCCGGGGGCTGCTGGAGGACACCTTCCCGAACGTCGTCGTCGAAGGCGAGCTGTGCAACGTCTCGCGCCCGGCATCGGGACACATGTATTTCACCCTCAAGGACGCACGCGCGCAGGTGCGCTGCGCGCTGTTCAAGCCCAAGAGCCAGTGGCTGCGTTTCGCGCCGCGCGACGGCATGCTGGTGCGAGCGCGTGGCCGGGTCACGCTGTACGAGGCGCGCGGCGACTACCAGCTGATCCTCGATTCACTGGAAGAAGCCGGTGAAGGCGCATTGCGCCGCGCCTTCGATGCGCTCAAAGCGCGCCTGCAGGCCGAAGGCCTGTTCGACGCGGACCGCAAGCGCCCGCTGCCGGCGTTCCCGCGACGCATCGGCGTGATCACCTCCCCGACCGGCGCGGCGGTGCGCGACGTGCTGAGCGTGCTGGCGCGGCGCCTGCCGCTGGTCGAAGTCGAGGTTCTGCCGGTCCCGGTGCAGGGCGCTGACGCGCCGCCGAAGATCGTCGCGATGCTCGAGCGCGCCGGTGCCAGCGGCCGCTACGACGTGCTGCTGCTGGCGCGCGGCGGCGGTTCGCTCGAGGACCTGTGGGCGTTCAACGACGAAGCGCTTGCGCGCGCGGTGGCCGCGTGCCCGGTCCCGATCGTCTCGGCGATCGGCCACGAGACCGATTTCGGCCTGACCGATTTCGCCGCGGACCTTCGCGCGCCGACCCCGTCGGTGGCCGCGGAACTGCTGGTGCCCGACCGGACCGAGCTGCTCACGCGCGTGCGTCGCCTGCAGCGTCATGTCGAGGACGCGCAGATGCGCGCGATGCAGGGGCGCTTCCAGCGTCTCGATCGCGCGGCCTTGCGCCTGCAGGCCCAGCGCCCGCAGGCGCGCCTGGATGCGCTGCGCCGACGCCAGGACGAGGCGATGCGCAACCTGCAGCAGGGGATGCGCCGGCAGCTGCAGCGACGCGAGGCCGCTCTGCGCCATGCCGGTGCGGTATTGCGGGCGCATTCCCCGCAGCGCCGCCTGCTTCAGTTGCGCGAACGCCTGGCCGCGCTGGCCCCGCGTCTGCGCCCCGCCTTGGCGCGACGGCTGCAGCGCGATGCACTGCATCTGCGCGGCCTGGCCCGTTCACTCGAAGCGGTAAGCCCGCTGGCGACGATCGCGCGTGGCTACAGCATCGTGCAGCGCGACGACGGCCGCATCGTGCGGCGGGTCGACGATGTTGGCCCGGGCGATGCGCTCCGGATCCGCCTCGGCGACGGCAGCGTCGACGCACGCGTTGAAGCAGCGACTGCGGAGTCCGGCACCCGGTCGACACCGGGCACGTAA
- a CDS encoding copper chaperone PCu(A)C yields the protein MSRTTVLAAGLATLVLTACQPGAEQGGDQRPPHATSDGDAAAAVAEGVHVSDAWIRETPPTAAVAGGYVTLKATSSDRLVSVDTEAAESVEIHEMRHDGGMMRMRELPDGVELPPGAEIVLRPGGNHLMFINPVEPMRAGQTVEATLHFAHAPTQTVVFEVRPLAAETAAPDTQTPPAQ from the coding sequence ATGTCACGAACGACCGTTCTCGCTGCGGGCCTGGCCACGCTTGTCCTCACCGCCTGCCAGCCTGGCGCCGAACAGGGCGGCGACCAGCGGCCGCCCCATGCGACCAGCGATGGCGACGCCGCTGCGGCGGTGGCCGAAGGGGTGCATGTCAGCGACGCGTGGATCCGCGAAACCCCGCCCACGGCGGCGGTCGCGGGCGGTTACGTCACGCTCAAGGCAACCTCGTCGGACCGCCTGGTCTCGGTGGATACCGAGGCAGCGGAGTCGGTGGAGATCCACGAGATGCGCCATGACGGCGGCATGATGCGCATGCGTGAACTGCCCGACGGCGTGGAACTTCCGCCCGGTGCGGAGATCGTGCTGCGTCCCGGCGGCAACCACCTGATGTTCATCAATCCGGTCGAGCCGATGCGCGCCGGCCAGACTGTCGAGGCAACGCTGCACTTCGCGCATGCGCCGACCCAGACCGTGGTCTTCGAGGTGCGCCCGCTGGCCGCCGAGACGGCTGCGCCGGACACGCAAACCCCGCCCGCGCAGTAA
- the sbcB gene encoding exodeoxyribonuclease I produces MTDSFLFYDLETFGSDPRRTRIAQFAAIRTDADLNEIDAPIDFFVRPADDLLPSPVATLITGITPQHALAHGLTEAEAFARIQEEMARPKTCTLGYNSLRFDDEFVRFGLYRNFHDPYEREWRSGNSRWDLLDVMRLWHALRPEGLVWPTREDGATSFKLEHLAAANGVRTGDAHEALSDVRALIGLARLFRNAQPRLWDYAAKLRDKRHAASMLDTIAMTPVLHVSQRYPAARMCAAAVLPLARHPRYDSRVIAFDLDGDPDWLLDLDAETIASRVFARREDLPEGVARIPLKEVHSNRCPALVAWPHLRPVDFERLGIEPLEIERRAARLRAAGPALAEKIRRVFAVERAFEPCDPDGALYDGFPGDGDKRRMAQVRATPPDQLGSRDFGFEDPRFDALLMRYRARNWPGTLSADERLRWDAYRCERLGPGTTQSELDFAGYFTQIETLRAENPHDPRRASLLDALVDWGHGLATRLPSDPPVPAPA; encoded by the coding sequence ATGACCGACAGTTTCCTTTTCTACGATCTCGAAACCTTCGGTTCCGACCCGCGCCGCACGCGCATCGCGCAGTTCGCTGCAATCCGCACCGACGCCGATCTCAACGAGATCGACGCGCCGATCGATTTTTTCGTGCGCCCGGCCGACGACCTGCTGCCCTCTCCGGTCGCGACGCTGATCACCGGTATCACGCCGCAGCATGCGCTTGCCCACGGCCTCACCGAGGCGGAGGCGTTCGCGCGAATCCAGGAGGAGATGGCACGGCCGAAGACCTGCACGCTGGGTTACAACTCGCTGCGCTTCGACGACGAATTCGTCCGCTTCGGCCTGTACCGCAATTTCCATGATCCCTACGAGCGCGAGTGGCGCAGCGGCAATTCGCGGTGGGACCTGCTCGATGTCATGCGGCTGTGGCACGCGCTGCGTCCCGAAGGCCTGGTCTGGCCGACGCGCGAGGACGGAGCGACCTCGTTCAAGCTCGAGCACCTGGCGGCCGCCAACGGCGTGCGCACCGGTGACGCGCATGAGGCGCTGTCGGATGTGCGTGCACTGATCGGCCTGGCGCGCTTGTTCCGCAACGCGCAGCCGCGTCTGTGGGATTACGCGGCGAAGCTGCGCGACAAGCGCCACGCGGCCTCGATGCTCGACACCATCGCGATGACCCCAGTCCTGCACGTCTCGCAGCGCTACCCGGCGGCGCGCATGTGCGCCGCTGCGGTGCTGCCGCTCGCCCGCCACCCGCGTTACGACAGCCGCGTGATCGCGTTCGACCTCGACGGCGACCCGGACTGGCTGCTCGATCTCGACGCCGAGACGATCGCCTCGCGTGTGTTCGCACGGCGCGAGGATCTGCCCGAGGGTGTGGCGCGCATCCCGCTCAAGGAAGTGCACAGCAACCGCTGCCCCGCCCTCGTGGCCTGGCCGCATCTTCGGCCCGTGGATTTCGAGCGCCTCGGCATCGAGCCGCTTGAAATCGAGCGGCGTGCAGCGCGCCTGCGCGCGGCAGGTCCGGCGCTCGCCGAGAAGATCCGCCGGGTGTTCGCGGTGGAACGCGCCTTCGAACCCTGCGATCCGGACGGCGCCCTCTATGACGGCTTTCCCGGCGACGGCGACAAGCGGCGCATGGCCCAGGTCCGGGCGACGCCACCCGATCAGCTCGGCTCGCGTGACTTCGGCTTCGAGGATCCGCGTTTCGATGCGCTGCTGATGCGCTACCGCGCGCGCAACTGGCCTGGCACGCTAAGCGCCGACGAGCGCCTGCGCTGGGACGCCTATCGCTGCGAGCGCCTCGGCCCGGGCACGACCCAGTCGGAGCTGGACTTCGCCGGCTATTTCACGCAGATCGAAACGCTGCGCGCCGAGAATCCGCACGATCCGCGCCGGGCCAGCCTGCTCGACGCCCTCGTCGACTGGGGCCATGGCCTCGCCACGCGTCTACCTTCCGATCCGCCTGTCCCGGCGCCTGCATGA
- a CDS encoding acetolactate synthase large subunit → MTKASDLFVQALEAEGVTHVFGIPGEENLDLLESLRASAIELVLTRHEQAAGFMAATHGRLTGNAGVCLSTLGPGATNLVTAAAYAQLGAMPMLMITGQKPIRTSKQGHFQIVDIVDMMRPLTKSTQQLVSADAIPARVRDAFRRAEEERPGAVHIELPQDVAGDETDARLLPAPFTRRPLAEDKAVAVAAEAIRSARHPLLMIGAGANRKTTAKMLRAFVDRLGIPFFSTQMGKGVLDETHPLWLGTAALSDHDFVHRAIDAADCIVNIGHDVIEKPPFFMHRGERTVIHVNYASAVVDQVYFPQIEVVGDIANTVWQLAEALDAPQPHWDFAFFDRVRDALCEDIARLAGDDRFPVHGPHLVKTLRDALDPRDIVCLDNGLYKLWFARNDRCREPNTLLLDNALATMGAGLPSAIASKLVHRDRKVVAVCGDGGFMMNSQELETAVRLKLDLVVIVLRDDAYGMIKWKQQHEDYPVYGMDYDNPDFVRYAESYGARGHRPDSAASFAGILRIALDTPGVDLIDLAIDYGDDDALLNTEIPKRSAAII, encoded by the coding sequence ATGACCAAGGCATCCGACCTGTTCGTACAGGCCCTCGAAGCCGAAGGCGTCACCCACGTCTTCGGTATTCCCGGCGAGGAAAACCTCGACCTGCTCGAATCCCTGCGCGCCTCGGCCATCGAGCTGGTGCTCACCCGGCATGAGCAGGCCGCAGGCTTCATGGCCGCGACCCATGGCCGCCTGACCGGCAATGCCGGCGTATGTCTGTCGACCCTCGGCCCCGGCGCGACCAATCTCGTCACCGCCGCCGCCTACGCGCAGCTAGGCGCGATGCCGATGCTGATGATCACCGGGCAGAAGCCCATCCGCACCAGCAAACAGGGCCATTTCCAGATCGTCGACATTGTCGACATGATGCGTCCGCTGACCAAATCGACCCAGCAACTGGTCTCCGCGGACGCCATTCCCGCGCGCGTGCGCGATGCGTTCCGGCGCGCCGAGGAGGAGCGCCCGGGTGCGGTCCACATCGAACTGCCGCAGGACGTCGCCGGCGACGAGACCGACGCCCGCCTGCTCCCCGCGCCGTTCACGAGACGGCCGCTGGCCGAGGACAAGGCCGTCGCGGTGGCCGCCGAGGCGATCCGCAGCGCGCGGCATCCGTTGCTGATGATCGGCGCGGGTGCCAATCGCAAGACCACGGCGAAGATGCTGCGCGCCTTTGTCGACCGGCTCGGCATCCCCTTCTTCAGTACGCAGATGGGCAAGGGTGTGCTCGACGAGACCCATCCGCTGTGGCTTGGCACCGCAGCCCTGTCGGACCACGATTTCGTGCACCGCGCGATCGATGCGGCGGACTGCATCGTCAACATCGGCCACGATGTGATCGAGAAGCCGCCGTTTTTCATGCATCGCGGCGAGCGCACGGTCATCCACGTCAATTACGCCAGCGCGGTCGTCGACCAGGTGTATTTCCCGCAGATCGAAGTGGTCGGCGACATCGCCAACACGGTCTGGCAACTCGCCGAAGCCCTCGATGCGCCCCAGCCGCATTGGGACTTCGCGTTCTTCGACCGGGTGCGCGATGCGCTGTGCGAGGACATCGCGCGGCTCGCCGGCGACGACCGCTTTCCCGTGCACGGCCCGCACCTGGTCAAGACGCTGCGCGACGCGCTCGATCCCCGTGACATCGTCTGCCTCGACAACGGCCTCTACAAGCTGTGGTTCGCCCGAAACGACCGCTGCCGCGAGCCGAACACGCTGCTGCTCGACAACGCACTGGCCACGATGGGCGCCGGCCTGCCATCGGCGATCGCGTCGAAGCTCGTGCATCGGGATCGCAAGGTCGTCGCGGTCTGCGGGGACGGCGGTTTCATGATGAATTCGCAGGAACTGGAAACCGCGGTGCGCCTCAAGCTCGACCTCGTGGTGATCGTGCTGCGCGACGATGCCTACGGCATGATCAAGTGGAAGCAGCAGCACGAGGACTACCCGGTCTACGGCATGGACTACGACAATCCCGACTTCGTGCGTTATGCCGAGAGCTACGGCGCGCGTGGCCACCGTCCCGACAGCGCCGCGTCGTTTGCCGGGATCCTGCGCATCGCGCTGGACACCCCCGGCGTGGACCTGATCGACCTCGCCATCGACTACGGCGATGACGACGCCTTGCTCAATACCGAAATTCCCAAACGCAGCGCTGCGATCATCTGA
- a CDS encoding phosphatase PAP2 family protein, with translation MPDGGSAVAEGSREAGGLLRRHGWKFLLLFAGVMLPMWGFMELADEVHESEVIPFDEPILRFAQEAARDGYTRVFLFFSQIGYARGVVPVDIGLVLVLLAMQRWRDGLFAAVATGGSALLNIGTKQLFARDRPSLWESIAPEATYSFPSGHAMGSMTLAAVLILLAWPTRARWWVIAAMVVFVPMVGLSRVYLGVHYPSDILAGWAAASAWVVGVYLVMYHRPGWVGGARDRQKPAG, from the coding sequence ATGCCTGACGGCGGGAGTGCCGTCGCCGAGGGCTCGCGCGAAGCCGGCGGTCTACTGCGTCGCCACGGCTGGAAGTTCCTGCTGCTGTTCGCCGGCGTGATGCTGCCGATGTGGGGCTTCATGGAGCTCGCCGACGAGGTCCACGAGTCGGAAGTCATCCCGTTCGACGAGCCGATCCTGCGATTCGCGCAGGAGGCCGCGCGCGATGGCTACACGCGGGTGTTCCTGTTCTTCTCCCAGATCGGCTACGCCAGGGGCGTGGTGCCGGTCGACATCGGGCTGGTTCTGGTGCTGCTGGCGATGCAACGCTGGCGCGACGGTCTGTTCGCGGCGGTGGCGACGGGCGGCTCGGCGTTGTTGAACATCGGGACCAAGCAGCTGTTCGCCCGCGACCGGCCGAGCCTTTGGGAATCGATCGCGCCCGAGGCCACCTACAGTTTTCCCAGCGGCCATGCGATGGGTTCGATGACGCTGGCTGCGGTGCTGATCCTGCTGGCCTGGCCGACCCGCGCACGCTGGTGGGTGATCGCCGCGATGGTCGTGTTCGTCCCGATGGTCGGCCTATCGCGTGTGTATCTGGGCGTGCATTACCCGTCCGACATCCTCGCCGGCTGGGCTGCGGCGTCGGCGTGGGTGGTCGGGGTGTACCTGGTGATGTATCACCGGCCCGGTTGGGTCGGGGGCGCCAGGGACCGGCAAAAGCCCGCTGGGTAG
- a CDS encoding response regulator transcription factor: MKGLLVDDDTLYLEALRRALTRRGIDCEIAADMATALDIAARTTPDFALVDLKLGEASGLSLIEPLRAIRADMRILLVTGYASIATAVEAIKRGADDYLPKPVSADTLQRILLDTEPAPGAPGPEREEEDTLESPTMIPLHRLEWEHIQQALTETGGNISATARLLGMHRRSLQRKLAKRPGPERRPPGDG, from the coding sequence ATGAAGGGCTTGCTGGTCGACGATGACACCCTGTACCTGGAAGCGTTGCGGCGCGCATTGACCCGACGCGGCATCGACTGCGAGATCGCGGCCGACATGGCCACCGCGCTGGACATCGCCGCGCGCACGACGCCGGACTTCGCCCTGGTCGATCTCAAGCTCGGCGAAGCCTCGGGACTGTCGCTGATCGAGCCGCTGCGGGCGATCCGCGCCGACATGCGCATTCTGCTGGTCACCGGCTACGCGAGCATCGCGACCGCGGTGGAAGCGATCAAGCGCGGCGCCGACGACTATCTGCCCAAGCCGGTGTCGGCCGACACGCTGCAGCGCATCCTGCTCGACACGGAACCCGCGCCCGGCGCGCCGGGGCCCGAGCGCGAGGAGGAGGACACGCTGGAGAGTCCCACGATGATCCCGCTGCACCGGCTGGAGTGGGAACACATCCAGCAGGCGCTGACCGAAACCGGCGGCAACATCTCGGCGACCGCGCGGTTGCTCGGCATGCACCGGCGCTCGCTGCAACGCAAGCTCGCCAAGCGGCCGGGGCCGGAGCGACGGCCACCCGGCGACGGCTGA
- a CDS encoding ATP-binding protein, giving the protein MQPQPPATALLRTLYSLRWFAVGGQSLTILWVTHGFEMDLPRWPLWGPVLLLAAFNVLVHVRLTQSRDATPAEAFAHVLVDTAVLAWLVAWTGGIANPFASLFLLPIALTAMALPRAWAIAAALACVSGYMLAISFGQPLPHLHDHYNLHLAGMAVNFFLSVGLVSYFMIRLAAARDRRERELAALRDRFVRNEGILALATHAASVAHELNTPLATMTLLLDDLDTSHMAGDGAADVATLRRLVDTCRDRVRSLADPADPSASTRVDIGRVLEHWQLVRPAIALGRSGNVDVHQRVDRTIGHLLLALLNNAADASEGNGSNRVDLHLQIETGMLDGAIRDYGTGFDAQAPFLPVLFRSGKPDGLGVGLALSHAVIEQLDGELDMEEAEGGGTRVHFRIPVEAGDRTPTETMR; this is encoded by the coding sequence ATGCAGCCCCAGCCGCCCGCAACCGCCCTGCTCCGCACCCTGTACAGCCTGCGCTGGTTCGCGGTGGGCGGGCAGTCGCTGACCATCCTGTGGGTCACCCACGGCTTCGAGATGGACCTGCCGCGCTGGCCGCTATGGGGCCCGGTCCTGCTGCTGGCCGCGTTCAACGTGCTGGTCCACGTGCGCCTGACCCAGAGCCGCGACGCCACGCCGGCCGAGGCCTTCGCCCATGTGCTGGTCGACACTGCGGTGCTGGCCTGGCTGGTGGCCTGGACCGGCGGCATCGCCAATCCTTTCGCCTCGCTGTTCCTGCTGCCGATCGCGCTGACCGCGATGGCCCTGCCGCGGGCCTGGGCGATCGCCGCTGCGCTGGCCTGCGTCAGCGGCTACATGCTCGCGATCAGTTTCGGCCAGCCCCTGCCGCACCTGCACGACCACTACAACCTGCATCTGGCCGGGATGGCGGTGAACTTCTTCCTGTCGGTGGGCCTGGTGTCGTATTTCATGATCCGACTGGCCGCCGCGCGCGACCGCCGCGAGCGCGAACTCGCCGCCCTGCGTGACCGCTTCGTCCGCAACGAAGGCATCCTGGCCTTGGCGACCCACGCTGCCTCGGTCGCCCACGAACTCAATACTCCGCTCGCGACGATGACCCTTCTGCTCGACGATCTCGACACCAGCCACATGGCCGGCGACGGCGCGGCGGACGTGGCGACGCTGCGGCGCCTCGTCGACACCTGCCGCGACCGGGTACGCTCGCTCGCCGATCCGGCCGATCCCTCCGCCAGCACCCGGGTCGACATCGGCCGCGTGCTCGAACACTGGCAGCTGGTCCGCCCGGCCATCGCGCTGGGCCGCAGCGGCAACGTCGATGTGCACCAGCGCGTCGACCGCACCATCGGCCACCTGCTGCTGGCCCTGCTCAACAACGCCGCCGATGCCAGCGAAGGCAATGGCAGCAACCGCGTGGACCTGCATCTGCAGATCGAGACCGGCATGCTCGACGGCGCGATCCGCGACTACGGCACCGGTTTCGATGCGCAGGCGCCGTTCCTGCCGGTGCTCTTCCGCAGCGGCAAGCCCGACGGCCTGGGCGTGGGCCTGGCGCTGTCGCACGCGGTGATCGAGCAGCTCGACGGCGAACTGGACATGGAGGAAGCCGAAGGCGGCGGCACCCGGGTGCACTTCCGCATCCCCGTCGAGGCAGGCGACCGCACTCCGACGGAGACGATGCGATGA
- a CDS encoding DUF2461 domain-containing protein, which yields MTTYFSDKSFRFLRGLARNNDKPWFAAHKADYEAHVRQPFLQLITDLQPDLAAVSTQFRADPRTQGGSLFRIYRDARFSNDKSPYKQWQGARLFHVRRRELPAPSFYVHLQPGESFVGAGLWHPEPPTQRKLRQFIVDNPGSWKRAAHDPRLRKRFEFETSEMLVRPPRGFPADFEYIDDLKHKNWVFWRTLDDATMTGPQLRQTIAADLVTLGPFVDYLCAALDLEF from the coding sequence ATGACCACGTACTTCAGCGACAAGAGCTTCCGCTTCCTGCGCGGCCTGGCCCGCAACAACGACAAGCCATGGTTCGCCGCGCACAAGGCCGACTATGAAGCGCATGTGCGCCAGCCCTTCCTGCAGCTGATCACCGATCTGCAACCCGACCTTGCCGCGGTGAGCACGCAATTCCGCGCCGATCCGCGTACCCAGGGGGGTTCGCTGTTCCGCATCTACCGCGATGCGCGTTTCTCCAACGACAAGTCGCCCTACAAGCAATGGCAGGGTGCGCGATTGTTCCATGTGCGTCGGCGCGAACTGCCGGCGCCTTCGTTCTATGTGCACCTGCAGCCGGGCGAGAGCTTCGTCGGCGCCGGCCTGTGGCATCCCGAACCGCCCACCCAGCGCAAGCTCAGGCAGTTCATCGTCGACAACCCGGGCAGCTGGAAGCGCGCGGCGCATGATCCCCGGCTCCGCAAGCGCTTCGAATTCGAAACCAGCGAGATGCTGGTGCGTCCGCCGCGCGGCTTTCCTGCCGACTTCGAGTACATCGACGATCTCAAGCACAAGAACTGGGTGTTCTGGCGCACGCTCGACGACGCCACGATGACCGGGCCGCAGCTGCGGCAGACGATCGCCGCCGATCTGGTGACACTGGGCCCGTTCGTCGATTACCTGTGCGCGGCGCTGGACCTGGAGTTCTGA
- the ispG gene encoding flavodoxin-dependent (E)-4-hydroxy-3-methylbut-2-enyl-diphosphate synthase produces the protein MSAQPTPDSPICLSDPATLPAFGAAPRRGTRQVHIGGVAVGGNAPIVVQSMTNTDTADIAGTAKQIGELWRAGSELVRITVNNPESAAAVPRIVERLAMQGIEVPIIGDFHYNGHQLLAGEPACAEALAKYRINPGNVGFGRKRDTQFAQLIEFAMRYDKPVRIGANWGSLDQSLAATLMDENASRAEPWDAGRVLREALIRSAVDSAERAVELGLARERIVLSAKVSGVQELVAVYRDLAARCDFALHLGLTEAGIGSKGMVASSAALGILLQEGIGDTIRISLTPEPGASRTKEVVVAQELLQTMGLRAFTPMVTACPGCGRTTSEFFQELAGVVQDHVRGKMPEWKITHPGAENMTLAVMGCVVNGPGESRHANIGISLPGTGEAPSAPVFIDGEKAMTLRGENIAHEFVALVDDYVHRNYGRGVDA, from the coding sequence ATGTCTGCCCAGCCCACGCCCGATTCCCCCATCTGCCTGTCCGATCCCGCGACATTGCCCGCCTTCGGCGCCGCGCCCCGTCGCGGTACCCGTCAGGTGCATATCGGTGGGGTCGCGGTGGGCGGGAATGCGCCGATCGTCGTGCAGTCGATGACCAATACCGATACCGCCGACATCGCCGGCACCGCCAAGCAGATCGGCGAGCTCTGGCGCGCGGGCTCGGAGCTGGTGCGCATCACCGTCAATAATCCCGAATCGGCCGCGGCAGTGCCGCGCATCGTCGAGCGGCTGGCGATGCAGGGCATCGAGGTGCCGATCATCGGCGACTTCCACTACAACGGCCACCAGCTGCTGGCGGGCGAGCCCGCCTGCGCGGAGGCGCTGGCGAAATACCGGATCAATCCCGGCAATGTCGGCTTCGGCAGGAAGCGCGACACGCAGTTCGCGCAGCTGATCGAGTTCGCGATGCGCTACGACAAGCCGGTGCGCATCGGCGCCAACTGGGGTTCGCTCGACCAGTCGCTCGCGGCGACGCTGATGGACGAGAACGCCTCGCGCGCCGAGCCCTGGGATGCAGGCCGTGTGCTGCGCGAAGCCCTGATCCGCTCCGCGGTCGACTCGGCCGAACGCGCTGTCGAACTGGGCCTGGCGCGCGAGCGCATCGTGCTCAGCGCCAAGGTCAGCGGCGTGCAGGAGCTGGTGGCCGTCTATCGCGACCTGGCCGCGCGCTGTGATTTCGCCCTGCACCTTGGCCTGACCGAGGCCGGTATCGGCAGCAAGGGCATGGTCGCCTCCAGCGCCGCGCTGGGCATCCTGTTGCAGGAAGGCATCGGCGACACCATCCGCATCTCGCTTACCCCGGAGCCGGGTGCGTCGCGGACCAAGGAGGTCGTCGTCGCCCAGGAACTGCTGCAGACCATGGGCCTGCGCGCGTTCACGCCGATGGTCACCGCGTGCCCGGGCTGCGGCCGCACGACGTCCGAGTTCTTCCAGGAACTGGCGGGCGTGGTCCAGGACCACGTGCGCGGCAAGATGCCGGAGTGGAAGATCACCCACCCGGGCGCGGAGAACATGACCCTCGCGGTGATGGGCTGCGTGGTCAACGGACCCGGCGAGTCGCGTCACGCCAATATCGGCATCTCGCTGCCGGGTACGGGCGAAGCGCCTTCGGCGCCGGTCTTCATCGACGGCGAGAAGGCGATGACCCTGCGCGGCGAGAACATCGCGCACGAGTTCGTGGCACTGGTCGACGACTACGTACACCGCAACTACGGCCGCGGCGTCGATGCCTGA